A genomic region of Arachis hypogaea cultivar Tifrunner chromosome 5, arahy.Tifrunner.gnm2.J5K5, whole genome shotgun sequence contains the following coding sequences:
- the LOC112799957 gene encoding 7-deoxyloganetic acid glucosyltransferase-like — protein MKPPQTSSAHVLIFPCPAQGHVNSMLNLAQLLALRNLHVTFLNTEHIHNRLTRFADIESLPARYHTLRFKTIPDGLPEEHPRSGERSVEPLHSVKVHGKPLLRDILVKEKVTCLVADGFFGKLANDLAEEIGVPIIHFRTIGASCFWTYFWIPYLFDSNELPVTGEEDMDRIISTIPGMENLLRCRDLPSFCRPNRAKGEPFIPLETIVSETHQTLRARGVIFNTFDDLEAPVLSHLRRRFPTIFTVGPLHQHRESRAPTAANTMTSNNSIWQEDMSCMAWLDSQPFRSVVYVSFGSVTTVTRESLLEFWYGLVNSKMLFLWVVRSDMIAAGEGKDESVPAELVEGTKERGLMVGWVPQVEVLSHKSVGAFMTHCGWNSTIESVVAGVPMICWPYFADQQVNSRLVGESWKIGLDMKDVCDRKVVENMVKDVMVNRKEEFLQSAEKLAVLAKKSVSEGGSSYDNLDRLIDFIELISQEHLPTETS, from the exons ATGAAACCGCCGCAAACATCTTCAGCTCATGTTCTGATCTTCCCATGTCCAGCACAGGGCCACGTCAACTCCATGCTAAACCTCGCTCAGCTCCTTGCACTCCGCAACCTCCACGTCACTTTCCTAAACACCGAACACATCCACAACCGCCTCACGCGCTTTGCCGACATAGAATCCCTCCCGGCTCGTTACCATACACTCCGGTTTAAGACCATCCCTGATGGTCTACCGGAGGAGCACCCTCGCTCAGGGGAGCGATCCGTGGAGCCGCTTCATTCGGTGAAGGTGCACGGTAAGCCTCTTTTGAGAGACATTTTGGTAAAAGAAAAGGTGACTTGTTTGGTGGCTGATGGCTTTTTCGGAAAGTTGGCGAATGATTTGGCTGAAGAAATTGGAGTACCAATTATTCATTTTCGGACCATAGGAGCTTCTTGCTTCTGGACTTATTTCTGGATTCCGTACCTCTTTGATTCCAATGAACTCCCTGTTACAG GGGAAGAGGACATGGACCGCATCATAAGCACCATACCAGGAATGGAAAACTTACTTCGATGTCGAGACCTCCCAAGTTTCTGTCGTCCAAACCGGGCCAAGGGTGAACCGTTCATTCCTCTCGAAACCATCGTCTCTGAGACCCACCAAACGCTCCGTGCACGCGGGGTCATATTCAACACCTTTGATGATCTTGAAGCCCCTGTGTTGTCCCACCTACGCCGCCGTTTCCCTACCATCTTCACAGTCGGCCCTCTCCATCAACACCGTGAATCCAGAGCACCAACCGCCGCCAATACAATGACGTCAAACAACAGCATCTGGCAAGAGGACATGAGTTGCATGGCGTGGCTCGATTCTCAGCCATTCAGATCAGTCGTATACGTCAGCTTTGGTAGCGTCACCACCGTCACGCGGGAGAGTCTCTTGGAGTTTTG GTACGGTTTGGTTAACAGTAAGATGCTATTTTTGTGGGTGGTGCGGTCAGACATGATAGCCGCCGGGGAAGGAAAAGATGAGAGTGTACCGGCAGAGCTGGTGGAGGGAACCAAAGAAAGAGGGTTAATGGTTGGGTGGGTCCCACAAGTGGAAGTTCTTTCACACAAAAGCGTTGGTGCATTCATGACGCATTGCGGGTGGAACTCGACCATAGAGAGTGTGGTGGCTGGTGTGCCTATGATTTGCTGGCCATACTTTGCGGACCAACAAGTGAATAGCAGGTTGGTGGGTGAATCCTGGAAGATTGGGTTGGACATGAAAGATGTTTGTGATAGGAAGGTGGTGGAGAACATGGTGAAAGATGTAATGGTCAATAGGAAGGAGGAGTTTCTTCAATCGGCAGAGAAATTGGCAGTTTTGGCTAAAAAAAGTGTGAGTGAAGGAGGTTCTTCTTACGACAACTTGGACCGTTTGATTGACTTCATAGAATTGATCAGCCAAGAGCATCTTCCCACTGAGACTAGTTAG
- the LOC112799958 gene encoding 7-deoxyloganetic acid glucosyltransferase-like: MKPPQTSSAHVLIFPCPAQGHVNSMLNLAQLLALRHLHVTFLNTEHTHNRLTRFADIESLLARYPTLRFKTIPDGLPEEHPRSGERAAEPLLSLKVHGKPLLRDILVKEKVTCLVADGLFAKLANDMAEEVGVASIHFRTIGASSFWTYFWAPYLFQSNELPVTGEEDMDCVITSIPGMENLLRCRDLPSFFRPNRDTGKPHVHFETVVSETQQSLRASAVILNTFDDLEAPALSHIRRHFPTIFTVGPLHQHRESRAPTSITTSNNSMWEEDMSCMEWLDSQPFRSVIYVSFGSLTTMTKESLMEFWYGLVNSKRRFLWAVRSDMIAAGEGKEDRVPAELVEGTKERGLMVGWVPQVEVLAHKSVGAFMTHCGWNSTIESVVAGVPMVCWPYFADQQVNSRLVSDSWKVGLDMKDVCDRNVVENMVNDVMLNRKEEFLQSAEKLAILARKSVSESGSSYDNLDRLIEFIESISQERL, encoded by the exons ATGAAACCGCCGCAAACATCTTCAGCTCATGTTCTGATCTTCCCATGTCCAGCACAGGGCCACGTCAACTCCATGCTAAACCTTGCTCAGCTCCTTGCACTCCGCCACCTCCACGTCACTTTCCTCAACACAGAACACACCCACAACCGCCTCACGCGCTTCGCCGACATAGAATCCCTCCTGGCTCGCTACCCTACGCTCCGGTTTAAGACCATTCCTGACGGTCTACCGGAGGAGCACCCTCGGTCAGGGGAGCGAGCTGCGGAGCCGCTTCTGTCGCTGAAGGTGCATGGAAAGCCTCTTCTGAGAGACATTTTGGTGAAAGAGAAGGTGACTTGCTTGGTAGCTGATGGACTTTTCGCGAAGTTGGCGAATGATATGGCTGAAGAAGTTGGAGTAGCAAGTATTCATTTTCGGACCATCGGTGCTTCTTCTTTCTGGACTTATTTCTGGGCTCCATACCTCTTTCAGTCAAACGAACTCCCTGTTACAG GGGAAGAAGACATGGACTGCGTCATAACTAGCATACCAGGAATGGAAAACTTGCTCCGATGTCGAGACCTCCCAAGTTTCTTTCGTCCAAACCGTGACACAGGGAAACCCCATGTTCATTTCGAAACCGTTGTCTCCGAGACCCAACAGTCGCTCCGTGCAAGCGCCGTCATATTGAACACCTTTGATGATCTTGAAGCCCCTGCGTTGTCTCACATACGCCGCCACTTCCCTACCATCTTCACCGTCGGACCTCTCCATCAGCACCGTGAATCCAGAGCACCAACCTCCATAACGACGTCAAACAACAGCATGTGGGAAGAGGACATGAGTTGCATGGAGTGGCTCGATTCTCAGCCATTCAGATCAGTCATATACGTCAGCTTTGGTAGCTTAACTACCATGACGAAGGAGAGTCTCATGGAGTTTTG gTATGGTTTGGTGAACAGCAAGAGACGATTTTTATGGGCGGTGCGATCAGATATGATAGCGGCCGGTGAAGGAAAAGAGGACAGAGTACCAGCAGAGTTGGTGGAGGGAACCAAAGAAAGGGGGTTAATGGTTGGGTGGGTGCCGCAAGTGGAGGTTCTTGCACACAAGAGCGTTGGTGCGTTCATGACGCATTGCGGGTGGAACTCGACCATAGAGAGTGTGGTGGCTGGTGTGCCTATGGTTTGCTGGCCATACTTTGCGGATCAACAGGTGAATAGCAGGTTGGTAAGTGACTCTTGGAAGGTTGGGTTGGACATGAAAGATGTTTGTGATAGGAACGTTGTGGAGAACATGGTCAATGATGTTATGCTTAATAGGAAGGAGGAGTTTCTTCAATCGGCAGAGAAATTGGCGATTTTGGCTCGAAAGAGTGTGAGTGAAAGTGGTTCTTCTTACGACAACTTGGACCGTTTGATTGAGTTTATAGAATCGATCAGCCAAGAACGTCTTTGA
- the LOC112799956 gene encoding 7-deoxyloganetic acid glucosyltransferase-like, translating to MKQQQTCSVHVLIFPCPAQGHVNSMLNLAQLLAVRNLHVTFLNTEHIHNRLTRFAHIESLAARYPTLRFKSIPDGLPEEHPRSGEQAMEPLHSVKVHGKPLLRDILVKEKVTCLVADGFFGKLANDMAEEVGVASIHFRTIGASSFWTYFWIPYLFHSNELPITGEEDMDRIISTIPGMENLLRCRDLPSFCRPNRAKGEPIIPLETIVSETHQTLRARAVIFNTFDDLESPALFHLRLRFPTIFTVGPLHLHRACRAPTATNTKTSNNSMREEDTSCMAWLDSQPLRSVIYVSFGSITTMTRESLLEFWYGLVNSKMRFLWVVRSDIIAGGEGKDESVPAELVEGTKERGLMVGWVPQVEVLAHKSVGAFMTHCGWNSTIESVVAGVPMVCWPYFADQQVNSRLVSDSWKVGLDMKDVCDRNVVENMVNDVMLNRKEEFLQSAEKLAILARKYVSEGGSSYDNLDRLIEFIELISQECLCTGTS from the exons ATGAAACAACAGCAAACATGTTCAGTTCATGTTCTGATTTTCCCGTGTCCAGCACAGGGACACGTAAACTCCATGCTAAACCTTGCTCAGCTTCTTGCAGTCCGCAACCTCCACGTCACTTTCCTCAACACAGAACACATCCACAACCGCCTCACGCGCTTCGCCCACATAGAATCCCTTGCAGCTCGCTACCCTACGCTTCGGTTTAAGAGCATCCCTGATGGTCTACCGGAGGAGCACCCTCGGTCAGGGGAGCAAGCTATGGAGCCGCTTCATTCGGTGAAGGTGCATGGTAAGCCTCTTCTAAGGGACATTTTGGTAAAAGAGAAGGTGACTTGTTTGGTGGCTGATGGGTTTTTCGGGAAGTTGGCGAATGATATGGCTGAAGAAGTTGGAGTAGCAAGTATTCATTTTCGGACCATCGGTGCTTCTTCTTTCTGGACTTATTTCTGGATTCCATACCTCTTTCAttccaatgaactccccattacAG GGGAAGAAGACATGGACCGCATCATAAGCACCATACCAGGAATGGAAAACTTGCTCCGATGTCGCGACCTCCCAAGTTTCTGTCGTCCAAACCGTGCCAAGGGCGAACCGATCATTCCTCTTGAAACCATTGTCTCCGAGACCCACCAAACGCTCCGTGCACGCGCCGTCATATTCAACACCTTTGATGATCTTGAATCCCCTGCGCTGTTCCACCTACGCCTCCGCTTCCCTACCATCTTCACCGTCGGCCCTCTCCATCTACACCGTGCATGCAGAGCACCAACAGCCACCAATACAAAGACGTCAAACAACAGCATGCGGGAAGAGGACACGAGTTGCATGGCGTGGCTCGATTCTCAGCCATTGAGATCGGTGATATACGTGAGCTTTGGTAGCATCACTACCATGACAAGGGAGAGTCTCTTGGAGTTTTG GTACGGTTTGGTTAACAGTAAGATGCGATTTTTATGGGTGGTGCGGTCAGACATAATAGCCGGCGGGGAAGGCAAAGATGAGAGTGTACCGGCAGAGTTGGTGGAGGGAACCAAAGAAAGAGGGTTAATGGTTGGGTGGGTGCCGCAAGTGGAGGTTCTTGCACACAAGAGCGTTGGTGCGTTCATGACGCATTGCGGGTGGAACTCGACCATAGAGAGTGTGGTGGCTGGTGTGCCTATGGTTTGCTGGCCATACTTTGCGGATCAACAGGTGAATAGCAGGTTGGTAAGTGACTCTTGGAAGGTTGGGTTGGACATGAAAGATGTTTGTGATAGGAACGTTGTGGAGAACATGGTCAATGATGTTATGCTTAATAGGAAGGAGGAGTTTCTTCAATCGGCAGAGAAATTGGCGATTTTGGCTCGAAAATATGTGAGTGAAGGAGGTTCTTCTTACGACAACTTGGATCGTTTGATCGAGTTCATAGAATTGATCAGCCAAGAATGTCTTTGCACTGGGACTAgttaa
- the LOC112799955 gene encoding receptor-like cytosolic serine/threonine-protein kinase RBK1 codes for MKRMDSKSDNGREFSSDDDASPRCVMEAPVSETESDSTTTSSSSSSSFSPEKLPLPLPPPPAVAAAALRKTNSKESNLQQWKTMIDVFKFKSVKKLTTIPLLSAGNEITRKGFAKKLARIRSAEDSIDIGVIPTKPSWRNFDYAELAAATNDFNPENLVGKGGHAEVYKGHLPDGKVIAVKRLMKNAKDAGDRAGDFLTELGIIAHINHPNATRLVGFGIERGHYFVLEYAPHGSLSSLLFGSECLEWKTRFKVSIGVAEGLQYLHQDCPRRIIHRDIKASNILLNENYEAEISDFGLAKWLPTNWAHHVVFPIEGTFGYLAPEYFMHGVVDEKTDVFAFGVLLLEIITGRRAVDSDSRQSLVIWAKPLLDTMNVTEIADPRLEGEYDPIEMKHAMVTASLCVHQISSKRPFMNQVVPLLKGEVAAIELKQNSPATRSLLLEACDLEDYTCSSYLKDLNRHRELINE; via the exons ATGAAGAGAATGGATTCGAAAAGCGATAACGGAAGAGAGTTTTCTAGCGACGACGACGCATCTCCGAGATGTGTAATGGAAGCTCCTGTTTCTGAAACAGAATCCGACTCCACCACtaccagcagcagcagcagcagctccTTCTCCCCGGAGAAGCTTCCGCTTCCGCTTCCGCCGCCGCCAGCGGTGGCAGCGGCGGCGCTGAGAAAAACGAATTCGAAGGAGAGCAACTTGCAGCAGTGGAAGACGATGATCGACGTTTTCAAGTTCAAGAGCGTTAAGAAATTGACGACGATTCCTCTGCTCTCTGCGGGGAACGAAATCACGAGGAAGGGTTTTGCTAAGAAACTGGCTCGGATTCGAAGCGCCGAAGATAGCATCGACATAGGTGTTATTCCGACGAAGCCTTCTTGGAGGAACTTCGATTACGCGGAACTCGCAGCTGCAACTAACGATTTCAACCCAG AGAACCTGGTTGGTAAAGGTGGCCATGCAGAAGTGTACAAAGGGCACCTACCTGATGGGAAAGTTATAGCAGTCAAGAGACTAATGAAGAATGCCAAGGATGCTGGGGACAGAGCTGGTGATTTCTTGACAGAACTTGGGATCATTGCACACATAAACCACCCAAATGCAACACGCCTTGTTGGGTTTGGGATTGAACGCGGTCACTACTTTGTACTAGAATATGCTCCACATGGCAGCCTTTCTTCGTTGCTCTTTG GTTCTGAATGCTTGGAGTGGAAGACAAGGTTCAAGGTCTCCATTGGAGTGGCAGAAGGGTTGCAGTATCTGCATCAAGATTGTCCTAGAAGAATCATTCATAGGGATATCAAAGCCTCTAACATACTACTCAATGAAAATTATGAAGCGGAG ATTTCAGATTTTGGATTGGCAAAGTGGCTTCCAACTAATTGGGCTCACCACGTTGTCTTCCCAATAGAAGGCACATTTGG GTATTTGGCTCCAGAGTACTTCATGCATGGAGTTGTGGATGAGAAGACTGATGTATTTGCATTTGGGGTTTTGTTACTGGAGATCATAACTGGTCGTCGTGCTGTCGATTCAGATAGTAGGCAAAGCCTTGTGATCTGG GCTAAGCCACTGCTGGATACAATGAATGTGACGGAAATAGCAGACCCCAGATTAGAAGGGGAATATGATCCTATTGAAATGAAGCATGCCATGGTAACAGCTTCCTTGTGTGTCCACCAGATATCCTCCAAGAGACCATTCATGAATCAG GTTGTACCCTTACTCAAGGGTGAAGTAGCAGCTATTGAACTCAAACAAAACTCACCAGCAACAAGATCACTCTTGTTAGAGGCATGTGACCTTGAGGACTATACTTGCTCTAGTTACTTGAAGGATCTCAACCGCCATAGGGAGTTAATCAATGAGTGA